TGGTGGCCAAACCTATCCCGCCCCCCAAAATGAGAAAAGCGAAAAACAGTTTCTTGGCTGATTGTATGGCAAACATCTTTGTAATCGGTTTTAATATGGAGTGAATTTACTTTTCTGGCGCTTCCAAAAGCTGATCGAAGGCCTTTGCATCCCCAAAAAGGGCAATGGCGGCCTTTACTTCTTTATCCTCTTTCAATCGAGCCATAATAACTTGGTCCTCGCTATAATAACGACGCAAAATGGCCTGACGAAGCTGAATAGATAAGGCCGCTTTTTCTTGATTCAATAGCCGCTTTTTTTCTGCTCGGATTTTGGCCCGCAAGGCCTCAAAAGCCGCCTTTTCCGAGGCGTATTTTTTCTCTTCTTTGGCCGTTTTCTCTAGCTTGGCCAATTCTTTTTCCGAGGGCAACTCAAAAGCATAGTTTTTCTGGGCCAAAAACTGCAGATAGTCCGCATATAACTGCTCCGATACCTGAAACTCCAAGGCGGGGGCAATGCTGTCTACTTTCTGCCGAAAATCATTGGCAAATTCAAAGAGTAAACGACTTTCCGTTATCGCATCCAATAAGTATTTGGTTTCGGCCAAAGCTATTTTATAGTCCGGCTCCAAACCGCCTCCATCAAATACTTCTCGGCCATTTTCGGTGCTAAAGCTGCTCCGCAAAGAGTCGTCCATCCGCTTAGACTTCCCTCCTTTGTAGGCTAGGGCCTGAATACAACGGCCCGAGGGAATATGATAACGGGCAGTGGTCAGTTTGACCTTAGAGTTGTAGCCAATATCATAGGTGTTTTGCACCAAACCTTTACCAAAAGATCGCTGCCCCAACAATACCCCTCTGTCGTAGTCTTGTATGGCCCCCGCTACAATCTCTGAGGCCGAGGCCGACTGCCCATTGACCAAAACAATTAAGGGAATTTGGCTGTCTAATGGCTGCTTTTGTGTACTAAAAGAACGATCCCAATTAGCTACCTTATTTTTGGTGTAGACAATCAATTTGTTCTTGGGCAAAAAGACATTGCAAAGCGCTACCGCTTCGATCAAAAGCCCCCCACCATTGTCTCGCAAATCTAAAATGACTTGCTTGGGGTTGTGTTTTTCCTGCAGTTCTTGCAAAGCGTTAGAGACATTACCTCCAGCTCGCTCCGTAAAGGTGGTCAACACAATATAGGCCGTGCTATCGTCCAACATACTATAATAAGGAACGTTTTTTCGTTCTACCTTGGTCCGTGTTAGGTTATGCTCCTCCGAGGCAGCCACTCCCCTACGCGTTTCTACCAATACCTGCGTGCCCGCTTTTCCATGCAAACTCCGCTCGATATCCTCTAGCTTTTTGCCCGAAATATCGCTGCCATCTATCCGCAAGAGCTCATCCCCAATCTGAATGCCCGCCGCCTTAGCTGCCGAACCATCCACCAATTCATTGACCAATACTTTCCCTTTATATTCAATGAGCTCCATGCCGACCCCATCCCAAGAGCCCTTAAAGTTGATGCGAAATTGCTCAATCTGGGCCTCCGAAAAGTAGTTGGTATAGGGGTCCAAACTGCCATTCATCGAGTCTATGGCTATGCGCATCAGGGCCGTCGGCTCAGGCTCTTCTACATAATAGCGATTCACGGAGCGGTAGGCGGCCGCAAATATTTCCATGCTCTGGGCCAAACGAAGCAGCCGACCCCCACTGGCCAAACTCAGCCCCGCTAAAAGCAGTAGCCCTAAGGGCCAAAATTTTCTGTATTTCATACTGTTTTTTGTTTCTTTTTTTTGGGGCTTCCCCGCCCTGCGGGCGGGTCGGGCTCTGTCGCAGCTCGCTATTCGCTCGGCCCTTCGCTTTTTTTCGCTATCGCTTCAAAAAAGCTTGGTCTGGCCCTGCGGGCCACTGCTTTCCATCCCTAAGCCTGCGGCCGCTTCGCGGCCTGTAGGACCTATGTTTTGGCAAAGCTCAAGCCCTCTTCTTTCCAATCCAATTCTTGCAAATGCAGTTTGCGCTTATAAAAAAGTGCGGTGGCCTTCTCAAAAGAAGGCGTATAATCGGTAACATAAAACTGGGCCAAGGGGGCCAGATCTGTTTTGGCTTGCATATCATTTTGGACCAACTGCGCCTTTACTTCTTCTACTACTGCCGCAATAGAGTCAAAAACAGCCACTCGGCCCTCATAAA
This genomic interval from Saprospira grandis contains the following:
- a CDS encoding S41 family peptidase, giving the protein MKYRKFWPLGLLLLAGLSLASGGRLLRLAQSMEIFAAAYRSVNRYYVEEPEPTALMRIAIDSMNGSLDPYTNYFSEAQIEQFRINFKGSWDGVGMELIEYKGKVLVNELVDGSAAKAAGIQIGDELLRIDGSDISGKKLEDIERSLHGKAGTQVLVETRRGVAASEEHNLTRTKVERKNVPYYSMLDDSTAYIVLTTFTERAGGNVSNALQELQEKHNPKQVILDLRDNGGGLLIEAVALCNVFLPKNKLIVYTKNKVANWDRSFSTQKQPLDSQIPLIVLVNGQSASASEIVAGAIQDYDRGVLLGQRSFGKGLVQNTYDIGYNSKVKLTTARYHIPSGRCIQALAYKGGKSKRMDDSLRSSFSTENGREVFDGGGLEPDYKIALAETKYLLDAITESRLLFEFANDFRQKVDSIAPALEFQVSEQLYADYLQFLAQKNYAFELPSEKELAKLEKTAKEEKKYASEKAAFEALRAKIRAEKKRLLNQEKAALSIQLRQAILRRYYSEDQVIMARLKEDKEVKAAIALFGDAKAFDQLLEAPEK